ATGCAGACTGACCGTTTTGGAAACAGAACTTTCGCAAGACAGTCTACAAGGTGCTGCATGGTTGTCGTCAGCTCGTGCCGTGAGGTGTCAGGTTAAGTCCTATAACGAGCGCAACCCCTGTTGTTAGTTGCCAGCGAGTCAAGTCGGGAACTCTAACAAGACTGCCAGTGCAAACTGTGAGGAAGGTGGGGATGACGTCAAATCATCACGGCCCTTACGCCTTGGGCTACACACGTGCTACAATGGCCGGTACAGAGAGCAGCCACTGGGCGACCAGGAGCGAATCTATAAAGCCGGTCACAGTTCGGATCGGAGTCTGCAACTCGACTCCGTGAAGCTGGAATCGCTAGTAATCGGATATCAGCCATGATCCGGTGAATACGTTCCCGGGCCTTGTACACACCGCCCGTCAAGCCATGGAAGCTGGGGGTGCCTGAAGTCGGTGACCGCAAGGAGCTGCCTAGGGTAAAACTGGTAACTAGGGCTAAGTCGTAACAAGGTAGCCGTACCGGAAGGTGCGGCTGGAACACCTCCTTTCTAGAGCCCTGACCGTTAGCATTGATGCACGTCAGGGAAATAAGATGCCTTAAATAAGGTTTTGGATTTAAGATTGTATTACTCTTGCTGTTAATTTAAAAAAATGATAAAACTTAAGTAAAACAGAGTCTCGTAGCTCAGCTGGTTAGAGTACTACACTGATAATGTAGGGGTCGGCAGTTCGAGTCTGCCCGGGACTACTATTTGGCTTAGGAAAAGGAAATTTTAGAGGTTGAGTTGCACTTTTAGTGAACCGTTTTGAACTGTTAACTGAAAACTGTTAACTGCATACTGAAAAAACGGGGGATTAGCTCAGCTGGCTAGAGCGCCTGCCTTGCACGCAGGAGGCCAACGGTTCGACTCCGTTATTCTCCACGAATTTACTCAGAGAAGTAAATAAAAGTTCATTGACATATTGAGATAAGAAAATAATAAGAAAGTAGAAAGCGTTTTTATTAGCAATAATAAAAACAAAAAAAACGGTCCTGTTTTAATTAACAGGATTGGTACAATAAGCAAAATAAGGGCGCATGGGGGATGCCTAGGCTCTCAGAGGCGATGAAGGACGTGATAAGCTGCGAAAAGCTGCGGGGACTGGCACACACAGACTGATCCGCAGATATCCGAATGGGGCAACCCGCTATATTGAAGATATAGCACACCGATAGGTGGGCAAACCCGCTGAACTGAAACATCTAAGTAGGCGGAGGAGAAGAAAACAAAAGTGATTCCGTAAGTAGTGGCGAGCGAACGCGGATTAGCCCAAACCATCCATGTTACGGCATGGGTGGGGTTGTAGGACTGCGCTACTTCATGCACAAGGAACCGGAAGTTTCTGGAAAGGAACGCCGTAGAGGGTGACAGCCCCGTATGGGCAACAAGTGTAATGGACAGCAGTATCCTGAGTAGGGCGGGGCACGTGAAACCCTGTCTGAATTCGGCGGGACCATCCGCTAAGGCTAAATACTCCTGAGAGACCGATAGTGAACCAGTACCGTGAGGGAAAGGTGAAAAGAACCGTGAATAACGGAGTGAAATAGATCCTGAAACCATGCGCTTACAAGCGGTCGGAGCCCTTAAGTGGGGTGACGGCGTGCCTTTTGCATAATGAGCCTACGAGTTAACGTTGCCGGCAAGGATAAGTACTTCAGGTATGGATCCGCAGCGAAAGCGAGTCTGAATAGGGCGCTTTAGTCGGCAGTGTTAGACGCGAAACCGTGTGATCTACCCATGGGCAGGTTGAAGCTGTGGTAACACACAGTGGAGGACCGAACCGGTTGACGTTGAAAAGTCTTCGGATGACCTGTGGGTAGGGGTGAAAGGCCAATCAAACTCGGAAATAGCTCGTACTCCCCGAAATGCATTTAGGTGCAGCGCTGGACATAGTTATACAGAGGTAGAGCTACTGATTGGATGCGGGGGCTTCACCGCCTACCAATTCCTGACAAACTCCGAATGCTGTATAATGTTTGCCAGCAGTGAGGGCTTGGGTGCTAAGGTCCAAGTCCGAGAGGGAAAGAACCCAGACCATCAGCTAAGGTCCCCAAATATATGTTAAGTTGAAAGAACGAGGTTTGTCTGCCCAGACAGCTAGGATGTTGGCTTGGAAGCAGCCATTCATTTAAAGAGTGCGTAACAGCTCACTAGTCGAGCGGACGAGCATGGATAATAATCGGGCATAAACATATTACCGAAGCTATGGATTTGCAGTTTACTGCAAGTGGTAGGGGAGCATTCTGACAGGGCAGAAGGTGTGCCGTAAGGTATGCTGGACCGGTCAGAAAAGAAAATGTAGGCATAAGTAACGATAATGCGGGCGAGAAACCCGCACACCGAAAAACTAAGGTTTCCACAGCTATGCTAATCAGCTGTGGGTTAGTCTGGACCTAAGGCGAACCCGAAAGGGACAGTCGATGGCCGACGGGTTAATATTCCCGTACTACTAATTACTGTGATGGGGTGACGGAGTGATGAAAGCGCCGCGGACTGACGGAATAGTTCGTTGAAGTACCTAGCTATAAGACCTGTAGGCAAATCCGCAGGTTTTGGTGAAATACGATAGTACTCGGAGTCTTCGGACAAAGAGATAGTGCGCCTAAGGGCTTCCAAGAAAAACCTCTAAACTTCAGGTAATTAGTACCAGTACCGTAAACCGACACAGGTAGTTGAGGAGAGAATCCTAAGGTGCTCGAGAGATTCATGGCTAAGGAATTAGGCAAAATAGACCTGTAACTTCGGGAGAAAGGTCGCCACGCTCAGGCGTGGCCGCAGTGAAGAGGTCCAGGCGACTGTTTATCAAAAACACAGGGCTCTGCAAAATCGTAAGATGAAGTATAGGGCCTGACACCTGCCCGGTGCTGGAAGGTTAAGAGGAGATGTTATCTTCGGAGAAGCATTGAATTGAAGCCCCAGTAAACGGCGGCCGTAACTATAACGGTCCTAAGGTAGCGAAATTCCTTGTCGGGTAAGTTCCGACCTGCACGAATGGTGTAACGATCTGGACACTGTCTCAGCCATGAGCTCGGTGAAATTGTAGTAACGGTGAAGATGCCGTTTACCCGCAGTGGGACGAAAAGACCCTGTGCACCTTTACTATAGCTTAGTATTGACCTTGGATAAATGATGTGTAGGATAGGTTGGAGACTTTGAAGGGGCGTCGCCAGGCGCTCTGGAGTCATTGTTGAAATACAACCCTTTGTTTATCTGAGGCCTAACCCCGAGTATCGGGGGACATTGCTTGGTGGGTAGTTTGACTGGGGTGGTCGCCTCCAAAAGAGTAACGGAGGCTTCTAAAGGTTCCCTCAGTACGCTTGGTAACCGTGCGTAGAGTGCAATGGCATAAGGGAGCTTGACTGAGAGACATACAGGTCGATCAGGTACGAAAGTAGAGCATAGTGATCCGGTGGTTCCGCATGGAAGGGCCATCGCTCAAAGGATAAAAGGTACGCCGGGGATAACAGGCTGATCTCCCCCAAGAGCTCATATCGACGGGGGGGTTTGGCACCTCGATGTCGGCTCGTCACATCCTGGGGCTGGAGAAGGTCCCAAGGGTTGGGCTGTTCGCCCATTAAAGTGGCACGCGAGCTGGGTTCAGAACGTCGTGAGACAGTTCGGTCTCTATCTACTGCGGGCGTTAGAAATTTGAGTGGATCTGATTCTAGTACGAGAGGACCGAATTGGACAAACCGCTGGTGTATCTGTTGTCCCGCCAGGGGCACCGCAGAGTAGCTACGTTTGGAAGGGATAAGCGCTGAAAGCATATAAGCGCGAAACCCACCACAAGATGAGATTTCTTTTAAGGATCGTGGAAGATGACCACGTTGATAGGCTATAGATGTAAAGGCAGTAATGTCATAGTCGAGTAGTACTAATAATCCGTAAGCTTATGTACATAATTTTTCTCTCCCGTCCCAGACGGGAGAGAAGGAACTTTCTTAAAAAACTTATGTTTCTTTATCTCAGTATGTTAAAATATTGTCCGCACGCGGAAGGTAATTAGATATTAATTACTGAAAACCTTAAGGTGGTTATTGCGGCGGGGCTCACCTCTTCCCATCCCGAACAGAGAAGTTAAGCCCGCCTGCGCAGATGGTACTGCATCATTGTGGGAGAGTATGTCGCCGCCTTTCTTTTGAAAACCCTGTTTAAAATAACAGGGTTTTTTATTCTAAATTTTACTTGTATAAGTAAAAAAGGTACCTTAGCTCAGATGGTAGAGCAATGGACTGAAAATCCATGTGTCCCTGGTTCGATCCCTGGAGGTACCACATAATGCTCGGATGGTGAAATTGGTAGACACGCTGGACTTAAAATCCAGTGAACAGCAATGTTCGTGCGGGTTCAAGTCCCGCTCTGAGTACTAAAAGCTTTAAGAAATTAGTTTTCTTAAAGCTTTTTTTATTTTATTATACTTTATTATTAAAATTTTTTAGATCAGTTAATCAGTGATAGAGTTAAAAATGTAGAGACTTCCTGTGCTAGAAGCTAAAGGGAATATTTTTAAAAGGCTCATTAATATAAAATTTGTTTTTTTTAATTAGAATTTCTTTTAAACTGAGTGTGCGTTAGGGATGGGAGCGACATCCTTCTACTTTTTTCTTAAAAAAGCAAAAGATACAGCCGTATTTCGAACCCTCGGGACGATCCGTAGGGAAACGCCCGAATTATTTGTAATTTATTTTTTTTGATCATTAACATCATTAATAAACTGAATGACACCATTCATAAATACTTTTTGATCGTCCCACATGGCTAAATGGCTTCCGTTTGGACAGTATAAGTAACGCCCTTTTTTAACTAATTTGCTCTGTTCTTCCATTGCTTTTGGATCCATAGTATCGTATTTGGCACCAATCATTAGTGTTGGAACTGTAATCTCATGTAGTCTATTTTTAATGTCCCATTTGGCTAGACGGCCACTGATTCCGAATTCACTTGGACCTTGCATTAAGGTATAAATTTCTCCGTTAGCATGTTTACTGGCACGATTCAGTCCATCTGGCCATTCTTCTAAACGGCATAAATGCTCTTTATAGAAATTTGGAATTAGTAATTCCATGTACCTTGGATTGCTAAAGTCTTTTTTTGCTTCTAATTCTCTTATTTCTTTGAGAACTTCTGGTTTCATTTGTTTGGCTAAAACCTCATCAGCATATTTTCCATATTCGGGTGCACTTGCCATCATATTAGCAACTAGCAATCCTTTCATATTTTGTTGGTATTTTAATGCGTATTCCATTGCTAATATACCGCCCCAAGAATTTCCTAATACATAAAAATTGTCTTTGTCAGCATTAATGGCTTTTCGAACTTGCTCTACCTCATCAACAAATCGATCTATTGTCCATAGACTGCTGTCTTTGGGCTGATCGCTGTAGTAAGAACCCAATTGATCATATTCGTAAAATTCGAATCCTTCACGTTGGAAAAAAGTTTCGAAGCATTCCATGTATTCATGTGTCATTGCAGGGCCTCCATGTAAGAGTAAAACTTTAATTTTTGGATTATTTCCAAAACGTTTTGTCCAGACTTTAAATTCGCCAACAGGTGTTTTTATTGGAATCATTTTTACTCCAGCTGCTTCTATTTTGTTATTTTCATAGGTAAAATAATCTGATAAAAAATTGGTTTTATTTTCATTTTTACAAGAGGTTAGAAGAAAGAGAGCCGAGAGAGCAATGATGTAGCGCATGGTTTTAGTTTTTAATGGTTTAGACTAATTTACAAATTAAATTTAGCAGTGCAGTTTTTGATGGTAGTATTTTATACTAGAGTTCAAAAATCACTATTTATAGTGATGTGAAAGAAATAGTGAGATTATAGTTTTGCGCTTTAAATAGTATTTGCAAATTATAATACCTCTGTATGATAAAATTCAAGAATTTAACTAAAAAAGCTGAGTTAGTTTTACTGTTTGCAACTTTTTTTTCTTTTGTGTCAATTTATGCGCAGGAAAAAGAGGTTAATAAATTAAATTCAAATATTGTTACGCTTGCTACCAAGAATGATTTTCATTCGGCTAGTAAAACTATAAAAGTAACCTCAAAAAGCGCTGTTGCTAAAACAGCTAAATCTGCTGCAGACACAGAACCGCCAACGTTAATTTGCCCATCCAATCAACAATTGAGTTGTGGAATGCCTGTTCCAAGTTATTTCGATTTGCTGACAGTCAATGATAATATTGATACTGAAATCGATGTAACACAATATCCAGGTGAAGGTTCTTTTTTTTATGACGGAATGGAGATTCAATTTACTGCAACAGATGATGCTGGGAACACGAGTAATTGCAGTATTATTGTTACTGCTGTTACTCCAGATGTTACTCCGCCAACATTTACTTGTCCAACGAACATTAAATTGAACTGTGGTGATGCTATACCCAATTACGCGATTAGCCCTGTTATGAATCTTAATGATGATTGCAGTATTAATTTAAAATACAAAATGACACCTGCAGCGGGAACCATTTTTTATGGTAATCCAACTCCAGTTGAAATCGAATATTCTGATAAGGCTGGTAATAAATCCTATTGCAATTTTACAATTACTTCTGATACCGATGTTACAAAACCTGTTATTACAAACTGTCCAGGAACTCAATTTCTCGCGTGTGGTTTGACTCTTCCAGATTATAAAAGCTGGATAACAGTTAATGATAATTGTGATGGGCTTTTAAGTATATCTCAATCTCCAGCTCCCGAAAGCGCTATTACATCAGGTATGACGGTTATTCTAACAGTGAAAGATGCCTCGAATAATACTTCAACTTGTAGTTTTATTGTTAATTCTTCTCCCGATATCATAAAACCTATAATTAGCTGTCCGAGCAATAAGAAACTGGCTTTGGGCAGTATTTTACCTAATTATTTTAGCGAAGTTATAGTAGTTGATAATTGCGATGTGAGTCCAATTATCACACAAAGTCCTGTTTCTGGTACAGCCTTTATACCCGGTATGACGGTTAGAATGACAGCAACTGATCATTCTGGAAATAGTGAATTTTGTACTTTTATAGTCGAAGCGATTAGTAGTTCAGATATTGAACCACCAGTTATTTCTTGTCCTGTAAATCAGGAATTATTTGCGAATTCTACTCTGCCCAATTACGTTTCTTTTTTAGTAGATATCACAGATAATGTTACAGATCCATTTGATTTGGTTTTTACGCAAACTCCTAGTCAGGGAACTTTATTTACTTCTGACACAAATGTAAAAATTACCGCAACTGATGCTGCAGGAAACAGCAGTTCATGTACTTTTTTAGTAAAATTAAAAACTAGTACGGAAGAAATTAATTGTAAAACAACAAGTTTTAATGTCTCAAATTTAAATGGAAGCAACGGTTTTACTGTTTTTGGAGATACAAAAGTCAGAGAATCTGGTTTTAGTGTGAAAACAGCCGGAGATGTAAACAATGATGGTATAGATGATTTTATAATTGGGGCTCCTGGAAATTATAATCCTTGGTACGGAAAAGATAAAGTTTATAAAATTATTCACGGAGCTGCTTTTGTTGTTTTTGGCAAAAGCACTGGTTTTTCACCCAATATAGATTTAGGATTGCTGGACGGAACAAATGGCTTTGCTGTTCGAAATGATACTCCATCAAACAATTTTCCTGAAACGGGGTATGATGTAAGCAGTGCTGGAGATATAAATGGTGATGGTATAGATGATTTTATGATTAGTGATCCAATAAGACAATCTACTTATGGAAATGAAGTTGGGCATGTATATTTCATTTTTGGAAAAAGTGGAGGGTTTCCTGCTGATTTTAATTTATCTTCTTTAAATGGCACAAATGGTTTTACTCTTATAGGTAATGAAAATTATGGTAATGTAGGCAATGAAATAAGCTCAGTAGGAGATATAAATGGAGATGGTTTTCAGGATATAGCTGTAATTACTAGAGGATCTGGGGCAGGAAATGGAAAATGTGTCATTATCTATGGGAAAAATGGAAGCTTTCCAGCAATTATTAGAGTCAATGAAATTAATGGCTCAAACGGTTTTATTATTACAGGAGATCCTATAATTGGAAAAATTGGTATAAATGTTTCAGGTTTAGGAGATGTAAATGGAGATAATATTCCAGATATAGGTATAGGTTATAATAATGCTGCACCAAGTAGAGTGTTTATAATTTTTGGACGCTCAGCTAATTTTCCTGCAGTATTCAATGTTTCGGAAATAAATGGAACAAATGGATTTGTGATTGAAAACTCCGAAACTCCAATAAATTCTTATGCTGAAATTGCTAAGGCCGGAGATGTTAATGGGGATGGATTTAATGACATTTTTGTAACATCAAGCTATGTACTATTTGGAAGAAGTACTTTTCCTAAAACTGTTGATTTAAAGGATTTAAATGGAAGCAATGGATTCAAAGTAACAAATTATTTTGGCAATAACTTTGGAGGAGCAGGAGATTTTAACGGAGACGGAATTGATGATTGTTTCTTTGATAGTGGTATTTTATATGGAAAAAAGGCGTGGAATTCAGCTGTAAATTTAAGTTACATCTCTAATAAAGAGTTTTTAAAACTTAATATAGCAGATACGTATAGTCATAAAACCGCTATAAATTTTGCGGGAGATGTCAATAAAGATGGAATAAGTGACTTAATTATTGGAAGTTATCGTGACTCGTATGGAAGTAATTTAAAGGTGAATTGGAATCCTGGCAGCGCTTATGTGGTTTTTGGAAAAAAAATAGCAGATACAGAAAAACCAATCATCGCTAATTGTCCTGCAAATCAAGTTTTAGGTATAGGAGATTTAATTCCTGATTATACAAAATCAATTACCGTTACGGATAATTGTGATAGTAAACCTTTAATGACACAAACTCCGATAGCTGGTTCTGTATTTGATGGAACAGCGACAGATATTACACTCACAGTTACAGATGCAAACGGTAATATGTCGGAGTGTAAATTTACAGTAGCACTAATGACCAGTGGAAGCCCCGTAATCGTTTGCCCAATAAACCAAGAACTTTATGCAAATTCTTCACTACCTAATTATATTCCTTTCTTAGAAGATGTCAGCGATGATAATACTCTAGACCATGAATTAGTTTTTACGCAGACACCATCTGTTGGAACTTTATTTACTGCTGATACGAATGTAACTATTACCGTCAAAGATAAATCAGGTAATGAAAGCTCCTGCACATTTTTAGTAAAATTGAAAACAAAAATTTTTGATTTAGAGTGCAGTACAGCCAGTATCGATGTTAAAGAGTTAAATGGCAGTAATGGCGTAATTTTATATGGAGATAAAGGAACCAAAAGGACAGGATTTACAACCAGTCAGGCGGGAGATATAAATGCCGATGGAATTCAGGATTTTATTATTGGATCAAGAGATGAAGGATGTTATGTAATATTTGGAACCAGTACTGGATTTCCTCCTAATGTAAATCTAGAATATTTAGATGGCAGCAACGGATTCAAAATTTTTGATGATGTTTTGAACATAACTAGCCAATTGTCTTATGATGTAAGCGGGGCAGGTGATATTAATGGAGATGGTATTGATGATTTGATGCTGAGCGATCGCAGGATAGCAAATGCAACAAAGTATTTTGCTGGATGTGTTTATGTTATTTTTGGAAAGAAAACTCCTTTTACTGCAAAGCTGCCACTTTCGAGTTTAAACGGAAGTAACGGATTTAAAATTTCAGGCAACACTTAC
This portion of the Flavobacterium panacagri genome encodes:
- a CDS encoding HYR domain-containing protein encodes the protein MIKFKNLTKKAELVLLFATFFSFVSIYAQEKEVNKLNSNIVTLATKNDFHSASKTIKVTSKSAVAKTAKSAADTEPPTLICPSNQQLSCGMPVPSYFDLLTVNDNIDTEIDVTQYPGEGSFFYDGMEIQFTATDDAGNTSNCSIIVTAVTPDVTPPTFTCPTNIKLNCGDAIPNYAISPVMNLNDDCSINLKYKMTPAAGTIFYGNPTPVEIEYSDKAGNKSYCNFTITSDTDVTKPVITNCPGTQFLACGLTLPDYKSWITVNDNCDGLLSISQSPAPESAITSGMTVILTVKDASNNTSTCSFIVNSSPDIIKPIISCPSNKKLALGSILPNYFSEVIVVDNCDVSPIITQSPVSGTAFIPGMTVRMTATDHSGNSEFCTFIVEAISSSDIEPPVISCPVNQELFANSTLPNYVSFLVDITDNVTDPFDLVFTQTPSQGTLFTSDTNVKITATDAAGNSSSCTFLVKLKTSTEEINCKTTSFNVSNLNGSNGFTVFGDTKVRESGFSVKTAGDVNNDGIDDFIIGAPGNYNPWYGKDKVYKIIHGAAFVVFGKSTGFSPNIDLGLLDGTNGFAVRNDTPSNNFPETGYDVSSAGDINGDGIDDFMISDPIRQSTYGNEVGHVYFIFGKSGGFPADFNLSSLNGTNGFTLIGNENYGNVGNEISSVGDINGDGFQDIAVITRGSGAGNGKCVIIYGKNGSFPAIIRVNEINGSNGFIITGDPIIGKIGINVSGLGDVNGDNIPDIGIGYNNAAPSRVFIIFGRSANFPAVFNVSEINGTNGFVIENSETPINSYAEIAKAGDVNGDGFNDIFVTSSYVLFGRSTFPKTVDLKDLNGSNGFKVTNYFGNNFGGAGDFNGDGIDDCFFDSGILYGKKAWNSAVNLSYISNKEFLKLNIADTYSHKTAINFAGDVNKDGISDLIIGSYRDSYGSNLKVNWNPGSAYVVFGKKIADTEKPIIANCPANQVLGIGDLIPDYTKSITVTDNCDSKPLMTQTPIAGSVFDGTATDITLTVTDANGNMSECKFTVALMTSGSPVIVCPINQELYANSSLPNYIPFLEDVSDDNTLDHELVFTQTPSVGTLFTADTNVTITVKDKSGNESSCTFLVKLKTKIFDLECSTASIDVKELNGSNGVILYGDKGTKRTGFTTSQAGDINADGIQDFIIGSRDEGCYVIFGTSTGFPPNVNLEYLDGSNGFKIFDDVLNITSQLSYDVSGAGDINGDGIDDLMLSDRRIANATKYFAGCVYVIFGKKTPFTAKLPLSSLNGSNGFKISGNTYNEFLGTAITNIGDFNNDSYSDIAILSDNEGTGGIKKCYIVFGRNAAFPASINIDDLTNSSSLIIEGDVGKTIEAPGDINGDGIPDIIFSGDYTKYRYVVFGASGLPVKLNTSNLNGTNGFRIENSVNALDASQYYQVKALGDINGDSYNDLGIDNYVLFGNAVFPSNVDLKDLNGANGFKFNMYTLEYLDEYKGYGDFNGDGIDDMAIVYIDNIYIVYGKKSWNPIEDFTFFNVADGLKMKIRYSAKYSVTYLKDVNKDGVDDILIGSTDEKYSSDPDQDPGISYLIFGSKFSDVTAPVITNCPSNKVLNSGDLLPDYTTSITVKDNCDTAPKITQTPAVGSVYDGKNIEVVLLAVDASGNSAECKFSISTVEDTNPPVITCITDQTLSCEIKVIPNYLNLITVTDAEDASPVLRQNPIAGSIFTDGMTVTITAKDASNNESNCSFKVNVSADVTSPVITCIGEQTLSCGATIPDYTASITVTDNCDVSPVITQNPIAGSVFTDGMTVTITAKDASSNESNCSFKVNASADFTSPVITCIGDQILSCGATIPDYTASITVTDNCDVSPVITQNPIAGSVFTNGMTITITAKDASNNESNCSFKVNASADFTSPVITCIGDQTLSCGATIPDYTASITVTDNCDVSPVLTQNPMSGSVFTDGMTIAITAKDASNNESNCSFKVNVSADVTAPVITCIGDQTLSCEATIPDYTASITVTDNCDVSPVLTQNPMSGSVFTDGMTITITAKDFFYNSSTCSFKVNASADVTAPVITCIADQTLSCGSTIPDYTPLVTANDNCDPYPVITQNPSAGSVFTNGMTVTIIAKDVSNNESSCSFKVNGSADVTAPSITCISDQILDFGAVLPDYRSMITATDNCDPNPKITQTPASGSAVTNGMIVTMNVLDNSGNNTSCSFTIHLVKDTEAPVFNCIDVQMFDCSVSQVPDYTKMIFATDNTDPNPVITQSPAPGTAFLDGMTVTIKVSDYSNNTSECSFQLFTYPIFVDAGADVEINEGDVAQLYVIALEDGTFSWSPATGLNNSKIGNPIAKPAETTTYTVVFTNQDGCETEDSITITVIPAQKDETKYGFSPNGDGINDFWEIDGITDYPNNEVLIYNRWGDLVYQTKGYNNSSNVFSGIANKSRSLGANQLPEGTYFFEIRVDQPHHFKKTKGYLVLKR
- a CDS encoding proline-specific peptidase family protein, yielding MRYIIALSALFLLTSCKNENKTNFLSDYFTYENNKIEAAGVKMIPIKTPVGEFKVWTKRFGNNPKIKVLLLHGGPAMTHEYMECFETFFQREGFEFYEYDQLGSYYSDQPKDSSLWTIDRFVDEVEQVRKAINADKDNFYVLGNSWGGILAMEYALKYQQNMKGLLVANMMASAPEYGKYADEVLAKQMKPEVLKEIRELEAKKDFSNPRYMELLIPNFYKEHLCRLEEWPDGLNRASKHANGEIYTLMQGPSEFGISGRLAKWDIKNRLHEITVPTLMIGAKYDTMDPKAMEEQSKLVKKGRYLYCPNGSHLAMWDDQKVFMNGVIQFINDVNDQKK